The genomic DNA ACCGGCAGCAGCGGCGCGTAACGCCAGATGTTGTTCGGTCCGGCCTCGATGCGCTTCTTCAGCTCGTCCGGGGAGCCGCTCGGCAGGTCGTACGCCACTTCGAGCGGCCCGAAACAGGTCGCGCAGGCGAAAATGGGACCGAGCTCGAAACGCTCTCCGCACTCGCGGCAGGAAAGTGCCGCGGCGGGACCGAGGTCGACAGCGTCGGCGGAAGAATTGGTGCTCACTGCAACGGTCTGCGTAGCCATGATGGCGAGGCCCTTTCTCCTCATCTTCCTCGCGACGCATTTCGCCACGAGACGGAATTGGCACCTTCCCCACCTGACCTCGCGGTCGGCAGGAGGGTTGCCGGGACTTCAACGGGCCGTTCCCTCAGTCCCTCTGGATGAGCGCTGTGGCACTGGATCATCGATCCAGGCATTTGTCGGCGGAGGACCCCGGCATGCGAGGGTCGTCCGCGTTGTTCAAGACTGTAACCGAAGCATCGGACGGTTGAGATAGCCGTCCGAACCGCGAGATGGATCACATACAGGGAGTATCGACCGTGCTGGAAGAGGTCGAACGCTGGCTGACCAGGCGTTCCTGGTCGGCCGCCGACCGCCCGCTGGACCGGCTCGTCGCCGCCAGGGCCAGGGACCCGCGGCGCGGAAGTGTGAGTGTCGTGCTGCCCGCCCTCAACGAGGAGGCGACGGTCGGCACGATCGTCGAGACGATCCGGGTCGAGTTGATGGAGAAGGTCCAGCTGGTCGACGAGCTGCTGGTGATCGACTCCGGTTCTACGGACGCCACCTCCGAGGTCGCCCGGAAGGCGGGCGCCCGGGTGGTGCACCGTGACGACATACTCCCGCGGATGCCCGCCCTGCCGGGCAAGGGCGAGGTCCTCTGGCGATCACTCCTGGTCACCGACGGTGACATCGTCTGCTTCATAGACGCCGACCTGAAGGACTTCTCCGCGGACTTCGTCTCCGGCATCATCGGCCCGCTGCTCACCGATCCCGAGGTGCAGTTCGTGAAGGCGATGTACGACCGCCCGCTCGGGGACACAGCAGGCCAGGGCGGTCGCGTCACGGAACTGGTGGCCCGCCCGCTGCTCAATCTGCACTGGCCCCAGCTGGCCGGCCTCGTCCAGCCGCTGGGCGGCGAGTACGCGGTGCGGCGCTCGTTGCTGGAGCGGCTGCCGTTCCCGGTCGGTTACGGAGTGGAACTGGGCCTGCTCGTGGATGCGCTGCACACCGTGGGTCTGGACGCGCTGGCACAGGTGGATGTGGGGGTCAGGAAACACCGCCATCAGGACGGGCAGGCACTGGGCCGGATGGCGGCGGCGATCTACCGGACGGCACAACTGCGCCTTTCCCGCGGCCACTTGGTACGGCCGGCCCTCACCCAGTTCGAGCGGGGCGAGACCGGCTTCGTACCGCGTACGCACGCCGTGGACACGGAGGAGCGGCCGCCGATGCAGGAGATCAGGGAGTACGTTTCGCGCCGCGCCGCCTGAGGTGGCCTGACTTCGCACGTTTGGGCGGTTCGCGATCGGGCTAGATTCCGCAACATGGTCTCCGAGCACGTGATCACGTCTGCTGCCCAGGTACTCGTCGCGTCCAACCGCGGCCCGGTCTCGTACGCACTGAGCGAGGACGGCTCGATCAGCGCCAGACGGGGCGGCGGCGGACTCGTCTCCGGGCTGAGCGCCGTCGAGGACAAGCTGTGGGTCTGCGCGGCGCTCGGCGACGGGGACAGGGTGGCGGTCCGGCGCGGGATCGCCGAGCCGGGCGTACGGATGCTCGGCATCGACGCCGATGTGCACGCCGACGCGTACAACGGCATCGCGAACTCGGTGCTCTGGTTCGTCCACCACATGCTGTACCAGACGCCGCTGGAGCCGGTCTTCGACTCGGAGTTCCGCCGGCAGTGGGCGTCGTTCGAGGCGTACAACCTGGCCTTCGCCCAGGCACTCGCCGAGGAGGCGGGCGAGGGCGCGGCGGTGCTGGTGCAGGACTACCACCTGGCCCTGGTCCCCGGCATGCTCCGCGATCTCCGTCCCGACCTGCGGATCGGCCACTTCTCGCACACACCGTGGGCCCCGGTCGACTACTTCCGCCTGCTGCCCGACGACATCGCGGAGCAACTGCTGCGCGGCATGCTCGGCGCGGACCGGGTGGGATTCCTGACCCGGCGGTGGGCGGACGCGTTCACCGCCTGCTGCACGGAGGTCCTGGGCGGCACCGGCCGGACGAGGACCGGCGTGCACGGTCTGGGCGCGGACGCGGACTTCCTGCGCCGCCGCGCGCACGAGGCGGACGTGGACGAGCGGATGGCGATCCTGCGGGAGCAGGTGGGCGGCACCGGCCGGAAGACGATCGTGCGGGTCGACCGTACGGAACTGTCCAAGAACATCGTGCGCGGGCTGCTGGCCTACCGGGAGCTGCTGAACACCCGCCCGCAGTGGCGCGAGCGGGTGGTGCATGTGGCGTTCGCGTATCCCTCGCGTCAGGACCTGGCGGTGTACCGGGAGTACACGGCCGAGGTGCAGCGGCTGGCGGACGACATCAACGAGGCGTACGGAACGCCTGATTGGACCCCGGTCCTGCTGCATGTGAACGACGACTTCGCGCGCTCGCTGGGGGCGTACCGGCTGGCGGACGTGGCGCTCGTCAACCCGATCCGCGACGGCATGAACCTGGTCGCGAAGGAGGTCCCGGTGGTCTCCGACCAGGGCTGCGCGCTGGTTCTGTCGCGAGAGGCGGGGGCGTACGAGGAGCTGGGCGCGGACGCGATCGTGGTGAACCCGTACGACGTGTCGGCGACGGCCGTGGCGCTGCACGAGGCGCTGACGATGCCGGACGGGGAGCGGGCGGAGCGGTCGAAGCGGCTGGCCGCTGCGGCGACCGCGTTGCCGCCGCAGCGGTGGTTCCTGGAACAGCTGGAGGCGTTGCGGCGGGACTGACCGTTCGGCGGCGCTTCGTTCAGAGGCGACGGGCGAGGGCGGCGAGGAAGTCGACCACGGCCGCCGGTCCCGGCAGCAACAGGTCCGCCCGCTCGGCCAGTTCCGGGACTTCCGCGCTTCCGCTGCACACCAGCAGACCCGGGATGCCGTCGGGGCCCTCCGTGCGGAGCTTCTCCACCGCGGCGTACGCGGCGAGGTCGCCCAGGTCGTCCCCGGCGTACAGGACGGACTCGGCGTCCGTCTCCCGTACGTACTTCGCCAGCGCCACGCCCTTGTCCATGCCGGGTGGACGCAGCTCCAGGACGAGGCGTCCCGGCTCGACGATCAGCCCGTGCCGGGCCGCGAGCTCACCCAGCGGGCTGCGCAGCGCGTCGAAGGCGGCCTGCGGGTCGGCGGCGCGGCGCGTGTGGACGGCGAGCGCCTGGCCCTTCTCCTCGATCCATGTGCCGTGCCAGGAGTCGAACCGGTCCAGCACGCCGGGAAGTTCGGCGCGGACCGCCGCCACACCGGGGTGCGGGGCGGGGGCGTGAACGGTGCTGGACACGGCGTCCCAGCGTTCGGCGCCGTAGTGACCGAGGACGACGAGGTGGTCGAGCCCCGGGACGCCCGCAAAACCGCCGTGCCGGACCGCGACGCCGGCCGGGCGGCCGGTGATCACGGCGACGGAGGCGACCTTCGGGGCGAGCGCGGCGATGGCCGGGACGGCTCCGGGGTGGGCGCGGGCCTGCTCCGGGTCCGGGACTATGTCGGCGAGGGTGCCGTCGAAATCGAGGGCGACCACGGCGCGGTCGGGGCGGGCCAGGATGGCGGCGAGACCTTCGCGGCCGGCCGGCGTGGTGGGGGTGGGGAGGAGTTGCTCTGGGTTGCTGCCCATGGGCCGAGCCTATCGGGGGTGCCGGAGTGCGGCTACGGCTGCGCCTGCGGCGGGGCTGTGCCGCTGCCCCGCCGCTGTCCGAAACCCGCGGCTCCGCCCGGACCTCCCGTTCCTCGGACACCCGGGGGCCGGCCCTTCCGGGGCAGCGCCCCGGCTACCGCCTCCCGCGCCGGGCCTCCCGTACGCGCCGCAGCCGGTTGACCGTCACCGGGTCCTCCTCCAGCGCCCGCCGGTCGTCCAGCAACGCGTTCAGCAGCTGGTAGTAGCGCGTCGGCGAGATCCCCAGTCCCTCGCGGATCTCCCGCTCCTTCGCCCCGGGCCCGGGCCACGACCGCCGTTCCACGGCCAGCACCGCACGCTCCCGCTCGGAGAGCCCCGGCCGTGTCGTGTCCGGGGTCTCCGCACCGTGGGAGTCGTTCTCGGAGGCGGTCATATCAGCCAACATAACGCCCGCGCCGCATCCCGCTACTCCGCCTCTTCCGCCGTCGCCGCCCCCCGCGCGATCTCGGCCAGCACACCCGCCGGACTACCGCCCGGCTCCACCGCCTTGCCGATGTTCTGCTTGATCAGCTCACTCGTCCGCGCCCACGACGTCTTGCCGACGGGGTAGAACTCGGAGTTCGGCAGCGCCTCCAGGAACTTCCGCAGCGGCTTGTGCTTGGCGTCCGTCTCCATCACCGCGGACGCGCTGTCGGTGACCGGCAGCAGGTCGTACTCGTCGGCGAAGGCCACCACGTTCTTGTCCTGGAACATGTAGTCGAAGAATTTACCGATGGCTTCGCGGTGGTTGTTCTGCTTGAACCCCATGATCCAGTCGGCGACGCCCATCGACCCCTCGGTCGGGCCGTTGATACCGGGCAGCGGCACCATGCCGACCTGGACGCCCTTCTGCTCGGCCTCCTGCATCAGCGTGGGGTGCCCGTTGAGCATCCCCACCTTGCCGCTCGTGAACGCCTCGAACGCCTGCGCCCGGTCCAGCTTTCCGGGCGCCACCGGGCCGACCAGCCCCTTGTCGACCAGATTCGTCTTCAGCCAGTCGAAGGTCTTGACGTTCTCGGGCGAGTCGATGTCGTACGAGCCGACGTCGTCCGTGTAGCCGCCGCCTCCGCTGAGCAACCACATCATGGTCTCGGCCTGGGACTCCTCCTGACCGAGCGGCAGCGCGAACGGGTAGGTGACGCCACGCTGCTTGAGCACCACGGCGTCGTCACGGATGTCTTCCCAGGTCTTCGGGGCGTCCAGGCCCGCCCGGCTGAAGTACTTCTTGTTGTAGAAGAGCAGCCGGGTGCTGGCGACGAACGGCAGTCCGTACTGGGTCTGGTTGTACTGGCCCGCATCGGCCAGCCGCGGCAGGAAGTTCGCCTGCGTGCGGATGGCGAGCATGTCGTCGGCGCTGTAGAGCTTCCCGGCCTTGGCATAGTCCGCGTAGGCACCGATCTGCGCGATGTCCGGGGCATGCCCCTTCTTCACCATGTCGGCGACCTCGCGGTCGACGTCCTTCCACGAATAGACGTCGACGTCGACCTTGATGCCCTCGTGGGACGCCTCGAAGTTCCTGGCGAGTTCGTCCCAGTACTTCTTGGAGCTGTTCGCCGCACTGTTGCCGTAGTCGGCCGCGACAAGTTTGAGGGTGACGTCCCCCGATGCGCTGTCGGCGCCACAGCCCGTCAACGTCGCCGCCATGCCGAGTGCGGCTATCGCCGCGGTCAGTGCCAAGTAGTGCCGCTGCACAGCCAGTCCATCCTCATCGATTCGGTGACCACCCGACCGTCCGGATGAGCTGCGATTTTTACCCATGTCGCCAAGGGAGGTCTACACCAGAGAAGTATCGCTTCTGCAACGTAACCGGACCTGTGTCCGGTTGGTCCGGGGTGTCATTGCATGGGAACGGGACCCGCTGTTAAGTACATCTCGGCACATGGCACTTCGTGGTCCGTACCTTTCCGTGCCCGCTGTTCTGCACCGCCCCGTCGTCACCGTTCCCCCACGCACCGAGGAGCCGTCCAGGATGTCCCGTACCGCATCAGAGATTGCCACCCAGCCCAGTTGCTGGCGGCGCGCCGCGGAGGCGGGGGCCGAGTTCGACG from Streptomyces sp. NBC_01707 includes the following:
- a CDS encoding glucosyl-3-phosphoglycerate synthase, with the translated sequence MLEEVERWLTRRSWSAADRPLDRLVAARARDPRRGSVSVVLPALNEEATVGTIVETIRVELMEKVQLVDELLVIDSGSTDATSEVARKAGARVVHRDDILPRMPALPGKGEVLWRSLLVTDGDIVCFIDADLKDFSADFVSGIIGPLLTDPEVQFVKAMYDRPLGDTAGQGGRVTELVARPLLNLHWPQLAGLVQPLGGEYAVRRSLLERLPFPVGYGVELGLLVDALHTVGLDALAQVDVGVRKHRHQDGQALGRMAAAIYRTAQLRLSRGHLVRPALTQFERGETGFVPRTHAVDTEERPPMQEIREYVSRRAA
- a CDS encoding trehalose-6-phosphate synthase; translation: MVSEHVITSAAQVLVASNRGPVSYALSEDGSISARRGGGGLVSGLSAVEDKLWVCAALGDGDRVAVRRGIAEPGVRMLGIDADVHADAYNGIANSVLWFVHHMLYQTPLEPVFDSEFRRQWASFEAYNLAFAQALAEEAGEGAAVLVQDYHLALVPGMLRDLRPDLRIGHFSHTPWAPVDYFRLLPDDIAEQLLRGMLGADRVGFLTRRWADAFTACCTEVLGGTGRTRTGVHGLGADADFLRRRAHEADVDERMAILREQVGGTGRKTIVRVDRTELSKNIVRGLLAYRELLNTRPQWRERVVHVAFAYPSRQDLAVYREYTAEVQRLADDINEAYGTPDWTPVLLHVNDDFARSLGAYRLADVALVNPIRDGMNLVAKEVPVVSDQGCALVLSREAGAYEELGADAIVVNPYDVSATAVALHEALTMPDGERAERSKRLAAAATALPPQRWFLEQLEALRRD
- the otsB gene encoding trehalose-phosphatase; the encoded protein is MGSNPEQLLPTPTTPAGREGLAAILARPDRAVVALDFDGTLADIVPDPEQARAHPGAVPAIAALAPKVASVAVITGRPAGVAVRHGGFAGVPGLDHLVVLGHYGAERWDAVSSTVHAPAPHPGVAAVRAELPGVLDRFDSWHGTWIEEKGQALAVHTRRAADPQAAFDALRSPLGELAARHGLIVEPGRLVLELRPPGMDKGVALAKYVRETDAESVLYAGDDLGDLAAYAAVEKLRTEGPDGIPGLLVCSGSAEVPELAERADLLLPGPAAVVDFLAALARRL
- a CDS encoding DUF3263 domain-containing protein, with translation MTASENDSHGAETPDTTRPGLSERERAVLAVERRSWPGPGAKEREIREGLGISPTRYYQLLNALLDDRRALEEDPVTVNRLRRVREARRGRR
- a CDS encoding ABC transporter substrate-binding protein — translated: MAATLTGCGADSASGDVTLKLVAADYGNSAANSSKKYWDELARNFEASHEGIKVDVDVYSWKDVDREVADMVKKGHAPDIAQIGAYADYAKAGKLYSADDMLAIRTQANFLPRLADAGQYNQTQYGLPFVASTRLLFYNKKYFSRAGLDAPKTWEDIRDDAVVLKQRGVTYPFALPLGQEESQAETMMWLLSGGGGYTDDVGSYDIDSPENVKTFDWLKTNLVDKGLVGPVAPGKLDRAQAFEAFTSGKVGMLNGHPTLMQEAEQKGVQVGMVPLPGINGPTEGSMGVADWIMGFKQNNHREAIGKFFDYMFQDKNVVAFADEYDLLPVTDSASAVMETDAKHKPLRKFLEALPNSEFYPVGKTSWARTSELIKQNIGKAVEPGGSPAGVLAEIARGAATAEEAE